The Kogia breviceps isolate mKogBre1 chromosome 4, mKogBre1 haplotype 1, whole genome shotgun sequence genome window below encodes:
- the HNRNPAB gene encoding heterogeneous nuclear ribonucleoprotein A/B isoform X1, translating into MSEAGEEQPMETTGATENGHEAAPEGESPSGTGAGTGVAAGAGGGSVAPQAGNQNGAEGDQINASKNEEDAGKMFVGGLSWDTSKKDLKDYFTKFGEVVDCTIKMDPNTGRSRGFGFILFKDAASVEKVLDQKEHRLDGRVIDPKKAMAMKKDPVKKIFVGGLNPEATEEKIREYFGEFGEIEAIELPMDPKSNKRRGFVFITFKEEEPVKKVLEKKFHTISGSKCEIKVAQPKEVYQQQQYGSGGRGNRNRGNRGSGGGGGSGGGQSQSWNQGYGSYWNQGYGYQQGYGPGYGGYDYSPYGYYGYGPGYDYSQGSTNYGKSQRRGGHQNNYKPY; encoded by the exons ATGTCGGAAGCGGGTGAGGAGCAGCCCATGGAGACGACGGGCGCCACCGAGAACGGACACGAGGCCGCCCCCGAAGGCGAGTCGCCGTCTGGGACTGGTGCTGGCACCGGGGTCGCGGCTGGCGCCGGAGGCGGGAGCGTGGCGCCCCAGGCCGGCAACCAGAACGGCGCCGAGGGTGACCAGATAAACGCCAGCAAGAACGAGGAGGACGCGGG AAAAATGTTCGTTGGTGGCCTGAGCTGGGATACCAGCAAAAAGGACCTAAAGGATTATTTTACCAAATTTGGAGAGGTCGTTGACTGTACAATAAAAATGGATCCCAACACTGGCCGGTCAAGAGGGTTTGGGTTTATCCTCTTCAAAGATGCAGCCAGCGTGGAGAAG GTTCTAGACCAGAAGGAGCACAGGCTGGATGGCCGTGTCATTGACCCCAAAAAAGCCATGGCCATGAAGAAAGACCCAGTAAAGAAAATTTTTGTGGGGGGTCTGAATCCTGAAGCCACTGAAGAGAAGATCCGGGAGTACTTCGGCGAGTTTGGGGAG ATTGAGGCCATTGAGCTTCCAATGGATCCAAAGTCGAACAAAAGACGAGGCTTTGTTTTCATCACCTTCAAAGAAGAGGAACCTGTGAAGAAAGTTCTGGAGAAAAAGTTCCACACCATCAGTGGAAGTAAG TGTGAAATCAAGGTGGCTCAGCCCAAAGAGGTTTATCAACAGCAGCAGTATGGCTCTGGGGGCCGTGGGAATCGCAACCGAGGGAACCGAGGCAGCGGTGGTGGTGGCGGAAGTGGAGGAG GTCAGAGTCAGAGTTGGAATCAGGGCTACGGCAGCTACTGGAACCAGGGCTACGGCTACCAGCAGGGCTACGGGCCCGGCTATGGCGGCTACGACTACTCGCCTTATGGTTATTACGGCTACGGCCCCGGCTACGACTACA GTCAGGGTAGTACAAATTACGGGAAGAGCCAGCGACGCGGTGGCCATCAGAATAACTACAAACCATACTGA
- the HNRNPAB gene encoding heterogeneous nuclear ribonucleoprotein A/B isoform X2 gives MSEAGEEQPMETTGATENGHEAAPEGESPSGTGAGTGVAAGAGGGSVAPQAGNQNGAEGDQINASKNEEDAGKMFVGGLSWDTSKKDLKDYFTKFGEVVDCTIKMDPNTGRSRGFGFILFKDAASVEKVLDQKEHRLDGRVIDPKKAMAMKKDPVKKIFVGGLNPEATEEKIREYFGEFGEIEAIELPMDPKSNKRRGFVFITFKEEEPVKKVLEKKFHTISGSKCEIKVAQPKEVYQQQQYGSGGRGNRNRGNRGSGGGGGSGGGQGSTNYGKSQRRGGHQNNYKPY, from the exons ATGTCGGAAGCGGGTGAGGAGCAGCCCATGGAGACGACGGGCGCCACCGAGAACGGACACGAGGCCGCCCCCGAAGGCGAGTCGCCGTCTGGGACTGGTGCTGGCACCGGGGTCGCGGCTGGCGCCGGAGGCGGGAGCGTGGCGCCCCAGGCCGGCAACCAGAACGGCGCCGAGGGTGACCAGATAAACGCCAGCAAGAACGAGGAGGACGCGGG AAAAATGTTCGTTGGTGGCCTGAGCTGGGATACCAGCAAAAAGGACCTAAAGGATTATTTTACCAAATTTGGAGAGGTCGTTGACTGTACAATAAAAATGGATCCCAACACTGGCCGGTCAAGAGGGTTTGGGTTTATCCTCTTCAAAGATGCAGCCAGCGTGGAGAAG GTTCTAGACCAGAAGGAGCACAGGCTGGATGGCCGTGTCATTGACCCCAAAAAAGCCATGGCCATGAAGAAAGACCCAGTAAAGAAAATTTTTGTGGGGGGTCTGAATCCTGAAGCCACTGAAGAGAAGATCCGGGAGTACTTCGGCGAGTTTGGGGAG ATTGAGGCCATTGAGCTTCCAATGGATCCAAAGTCGAACAAAAGACGAGGCTTTGTTTTCATCACCTTCAAAGAAGAGGAACCTGTGAAGAAAGTTCTGGAGAAAAAGTTCCACACCATCAGTGGAAGTAAG TGTGAAATCAAGGTGGCTCAGCCCAAAGAGGTTTATCAACAGCAGCAGTATGGCTCTGGGGGCCGTGGGAATCGCAACCGAGGGAACCGAGGCAGCGGTGGTGGTGGCGGAAGTGGAGGAG GTCAGGGTAGTACAAATTACGGGAAGAGCCAGCGACGCGGTGGCCATCAGAATAACTACAAACCATACTGA